A stretch of the Vigna radiata var. radiata cultivar VC1973A chromosome 7, Vradiata_ver6, whole genome shotgun sequence genome encodes the following:
- the LOC106767266 gene encoding cytokinin dehydrogenase 3: MALNYPSSTCFILLLVTITRLIYTVGKTEQRKALILPDLDIENIFHKLRDDPETIQMASTDYGHIVHELPAAVFHPSSIDDIATLIKTSYNSFVPFHIAARGQGHSTQGQAMARDGVVVDMATLRKQRNGVSITVSKDPLIGHYADVGGEQLWIDVLHASLEHGLAPVSWTDYLYLTVGGTLSNAGISGQSFRYGPQISNVHEMDVITGKGEFVTCSTQKNLELFNAVLGGLGQFGVIARARIALEAAPKRVKWVRLLYSDFSAFTEDQERLISINGKKQKNALDFLEGMLLMNQGPINNWRSSFFPLSDHPRIASLITEHSILYCLEVAKYYDDQTEKNLDKEIQVLLQGLAYIPGFYYEKNVSYVEFLNRVRSGELKLQSQGLWEVPHPWLNLFIPKSQILDFNSGVFRDIILKRNISSGPVLVYPMNRNKWDDRMSASIPDEDVFYTVGFLHSSGFDSWKAYDAQNREILEFCRDAGIKVKQYLPNHSTQEDWTNHFGAKWMKFLERKHQFDPRMILSPGQKIFHKQLQPAF; encoded by the exons atGGCTCTGAATTACCCTTCTTCAACCTGCTTCATACTACTTCTAGTAACCATAACCCGTTTGATATACACAGTGGGCAAAACCGAGCAACGGAAAGCTCTGATTCTTCCAGATCTTGACATTGAAAATATATTCCATAAGCTTCGTGATGACCCCGAAACCATTCAGATGGCTTCTACGGACTACGGCCATATCGTGCATGAGCTCCCGGCAGCTGTCTTTCatccatcttccatagatgaCATAGCCACCTTGATAAAAACCTCCTACAACAGCTTTGTCCCCTTTCACATAGCAGCGAGGGGCCAAGGCCACTCCACCCAAGGACAAGCCATGGCTCGTGATGGGGTAGTGGTTGACATGGCCACActgagaaaacaaagaaatggggttTCGATCACTGTCTCTAAAGACCCTTTGATAGGTCACTATGCTGATGTTGGAGGGGAACAACTCTGGATTGATGTGCTACATGCTTCACTAGAACATGGACTTGCACCCGTTTCTTGGACTGATTACTTGTACTTGACCGTGGGAGGAACACTTTCCAACGCTGGAATCAGTGGCCAGAGTTTCCGCTATGGACCTCAAATCAGCAACGTTCATGAAATGGATGTTATCACAG GAAAAGGAGAGTTCGTAACCTGCTCTACCCAGAAGAACTTGGAGTTATTCAACGCAGTTCTTGGAGGCTTGGGACAATTTGGAGTGATAGCAAGGGCGAGAATTGCTCTTGAGGCAGCACCCAAAAGG GTTAAGTGGGTCAGACTACTTTATAGTGACTTTTCTGCTTTTACCGAAGACCAGGAACGATTAATCTCAATCAatggaaagaaacaaaagaatgCATTGGATTTTCTGGAAGGGATGCTGCTAATGAACCAAGGCCCCATAAATAATTGGAGATCCTCTTTCTTCCCTCTATCTGACCATCCCAGAATAGCTTCATTAATAACTGAACACAGCATCCTCTACTGTCTTGAAGTGGCTAAATATTATGACGACCAAACCGAGAAAAATCTGGACAAG GAAATTCAAGTTCTGCTCCAAGGGCTGGCCTATATCCCCGGATTTTATTATGAGAAAAATGTCTCATACGTTGAGTTCTTGAATAGAGTTCGAAGTGGAGAGTTGAAGCTTCAGTCACAAGGACTGTGGGAGGTTCCTCACCCGTGGCTTAATTTGTTTATACCAAAATCTCAGATCTTGGATTTTAATTCAGGAGTATTCAGAGATATAATTCTTAAAAGAAACATCTCCTCTGGACCAGTCCTGGTTTACCCTATGAATAGAAACAA ATGGGACGATAGGATGTCAGCATCTATACCAGACGAGGATGTGTTCTACACAGTTGGATTTTTGCACTCAAGTGGGTTTGATTCTTGGAAGGCATATGATGCTCAAAACAGAGAAATTTTGGAGTTCTGTAGGGATGCTGGCATTAAGGTTAAGCAATATCTTCCTAATCACAGCACACAGGAAGATTGGACAAACCATTTCGGTGCCAAATGGATGAAATTCTTAGAAAGAAAACACCAGTTTGATCCAAGAATGATTCTATCACCCGGTCAAAAAATCTTCCACAAACAATTACAACCAGCGTTTTAA